Proteins encoded in a region of the Dasypus novemcinctus isolate mDasNov1 chromosome 24, mDasNov1.1.hap2, whole genome shotgun sequence genome:
- the FOXA2 gene encoding hepatocyte nuclear factor 3-beta isoform X1, translating into MHSASSMLGAVKMEGHEPSDWSSYYAEPEGYSSVSNMNAGLGMNGVNTYMSMSAAAMGSGAGNMSAGSMNMSSYVGAAMSPSLAGMSPGAGAMAGMGGSAGAAGVAGMGQHLSPSLSPLGGQAAGAMSGLAPYANMNSMSPMYGQAGLSRARDPKTYRRSYTHAKPPYSYISLITMAIQQSPNKMLTLSEIYQWIMDLFPFYRQNQQRWQNSIRHSLSFNDCFLKVPRSPDKPGKGSFWTLHPDSGNMFENGCYLRRQKRFKCEKQLALKEAAGASGGGKKAAAGAQASQAQLAEAGAASETPAGTESPHSSASPCQEHKRGGLGELKGPPTAALSPPEAAPSPGQQQAAAHLLGPPHHPGLPPEAHLKPEHHYAFNHPFSINNLMSSEQQHHHSHHHHQPHKMDLKAYEQVMHYPGYGSPMPGSLAMGPVTNKAGLDASPLAADTSYYQGVYSRPIMNSS; encoded by the exons ATGCACTCGGCTTCCAGTATGCTGGGAGCGGTGAAGATGGAAGGGCACGAGCCGTCCGACTGGAGCAGCTACTACGCCGAGCCCGAG GGATACTCCTCGGTGAGCAACATGAACGCCGGCCTGGGGATGAACGGCGTGAACACTTACATGAGCATGTCGGCGGCCGCCATGGGCAGCGGCGCGGGCAACATGAGCGCCGGCTCCATGAACATGTCGTCGTACGTGGGCGCGGCCATGAGCCCGTCCCTGGCCGGCATGTCCCCCGGCGCCGGCGCCATGGCGGGCATGGGCGGCTCGGCGGGGGCGGCCGGCGTGGCGGGCATGGGTCAGCACCTGAGTCCGAGCCTGAGCCCGCTCGGGGGGCAAGCGGCCGGGGCCATGAGCGGCCTGGCCCCCTACGCCAACATGAACTCCATGAGCCCCATGTACGGGCAGGCCGGCCTGAGCCGCGCGCGCGACCCCAAGACGTACCGGCGCAGCTACACGCACGCCAAGCCGCCCTACTCGTACATCTCACTCATCACCATGGCCATCCAGCAGAGCCCCAACAAGATGCTGACGCTGAGCGAGATCTACCAGTGGATCATGGACCTCTTCCCCTTCTACCGGCAGAACCAGCAGCGCTGGCAGAACTCCATCCGCCACTCGCTCTCCTTCAACGACTGCTTCCTCAAGGTGCCACGCTCGCCCGACAAGCCCGGCAAGGGCTCCTTCTGGACCCTGCACCCCGACTCGGGCAACATGTTCGAGAACGGCTGCTACCTGCGCCGCCAGAAGCGCTTCAAGTGCGAGAAGCAGCTGGCCCTGAAGGAGGCGGCGGGCGCGTCCGGCGGCGGCAAGAAGGCGGCCGCAGGGGCGCAGGCCTCGCAGGCTCAGCTCGCCGAGGCCGGGGCAGCCTCGGAGACTCCGGCGGGCACCGAGTCGCCCCACTCGAGCGCTTCCCCGTGCCAAGAGCACAAGCGAGGGGGCCTGGGGGAGCTGAAGGGGCCGCCGACGGCGGCGCTGAGCCCCCCGGAGGCGGCGCCTTCGCCGGGGCAGCAGCAGGCCGCCGCCCACCTGCTCGGGCCGCCTCACCACCCGGGCCTGCCCCCCGAGGCCCACCTGAAGCCCGAGCACCACTACGCCTTCAACCACCCGTTCTCCATCAACAACCTCATGTCCTCCGAGCAGCAGCACCACcacagccaccaccaccaccagccccACAAAATGGACCTCAAGGCCTACGAACAGGTGATGCACTACCCGGGCTACGGCTCCCCCATGCCCGGAAGCCTGGCCATGGGCCCGGTCACGAACAAAGCGGGCCTGGACGCCTCGCCCCTGGCCGCAGACACCTCCTACTACCAGGGGGTGTACTCCCGGCCCATTATGAACTCCTCTTAA
- the FOXA2 gene encoding hepatocyte nuclear factor 3-beta isoform X2, with protein sequence MLGAVKMEGHEPSDWSSYYAEPEGYSSVSNMNAGLGMNGVNTYMSMSAAAMGSGAGNMSAGSMNMSSYVGAAMSPSLAGMSPGAGAMAGMGGSAGAAGVAGMGQHLSPSLSPLGGQAAGAMSGLAPYANMNSMSPMYGQAGLSRARDPKTYRRSYTHAKPPYSYISLITMAIQQSPNKMLTLSEIYQWIMDLFPFYRQNQQRWQNSIRHSLSFNDCFLKVPRSPDKPGKGSFWTLHPDSGNMFENGCYLRRQKRFKCEKQLALKEAAGASGGGKKAAAGAQASQAQLAEAGAASETPAGTESPHSSASPCQEHKRGGLGELKGPPTAALSPPEAAPSPGQQQAAAHLLGPPHHPGLPPEAHLKPEHHYAFNHPFSINNLMSSEQQHHHSHHHHQPHKMDLKAYEQVMHYPGYGSPMPGSLAMGPVTNKAGLDASPLAADTSYYQGVYSRPIMNSS encoded by the exons ATGCTGGGAGCGGTGAAGATGGAAGGGCACGAGCCGTCCGACTGGAGCAGCTACTACGCCGAGCCCGAG GGATACTCCTCGGTGAGCAACATGAACGCCGGCCTGGGGATGAACGGCGTGAACACTTACATGAGCATGTCGGCGGCCGCCATGGGCAGCGGCGCGGGCAACATGAGCGCCGGCTCCATGAACATGTCGTCGTACGTGGGCGCGGCCATGAGCCCGTCCCTGGCCGGCATGTCCCCCGGCGCCGGCGCCATGGCGGGCATGGGCGGCTCGGCGGGGGCGGCCGGCGTGGCGGGCATGGGTCAGCACCTGAGTCCGAGCCTGAGCCCGCTCGGGGGGCAAGCGGCCGGGGCCATGAGCGGCCTGGCCCCCTACGCCAACATGAACTCCATGAGCCCCATGTACGGGCAGGCCGGCCTGAGCCGCGCGCGCGACCCCAAGACGTACCGGCGCAGCTACACGCACGCCAAGCCGCCCTACTCGTACATCTCACTCATCACCATGGCCATCCAGCAGAGCCCCAACAAGATGCTGACGCTGAGCGAGATCTACCAGTGGATCATGGACCTCTTCCCCTTCTACCGGCAGAACCAGCAGCGCTGGCAGAACTCCATCCGCCACTCGCTCTCCTTCAACGACTGCTTCCTCAAGGTGCCACGCTCGCCCGACAAGCCCGGCAAGGGCTCCTTCTGGACCCTGCACCCCGACTCGGGCAACATGTTCGAGAACGGCTGCTACCTGCGCCGCCAGAAGCGCTTCAAGTGCGAGAAGCAGCTGGCCCTGAAGGAGGCGGCGGGCGCGTCCGGCGGCGGCAAGAAGGCGGCCGCAGGGGCGCAGGCCTCGCAGGCTCAGCTCGCCGAGGCCGGGGCAGCCTCGGAGACTCCGGCGGGCACCGAGTCGCCCCACTCGAGCGCTTCCCCGTGCCAAGAGCACAAGCGAGGGGGCCTGGGGGAGCTGAAGGGGCCGCCGACGGCGGCGCTGAGCCCCCCGGAGGCGGCGCCTTCGCCGGGGCAGCAGCAGGCCGCCGCCCACCTGCTCGGGCCGCCTCACCACCCGGGCCTGCCCCCCGAGGCCCACCTGAAGCCCGAGCACCACTACGCCTTCAACCACCCGTTCTCCATCAACAACCTCATGTCCTCCGAGCAGCAGCACCACcacagccaccaccaccaccagccccACAAAATGGACCTCAAGGCCTACGAACAGGTGATGCACTACCCGGGCTACGGCTCCCCCATGCCCGGAAGCCTGGCCATGGGCCCGGTCACGAACAAAGCGGGCCTGGACGCCTCGCCCCTGGCCGCAGACACCTCCTACTACCAGGGGGTGTACTCCCGGCCCATTATGAACTCCTCTTAA